In Thermocrinis minervae, a single genomic region encodes these proteins:
- a CDS encoding mechanosensitive ion channel family protein has product MRDLLPVVAFLLSFLALLLLRYTLLKYLTNRSENAVYNLMLKTIRFPSLFLVFAIPLYVSLQFLRHTQKEYIVHVEKIVLASFILSVSIFLANLAVEALKLYAGRAGLKLPSANVVFALIKGFIVLLGVISVLNLFGIPVVHLVTTLGVGALAVSLALQSTLSNFFSGLSIISSRQIEIGDFVRLENGEEGYVIDITWMNTVIKRADNNLVIVPSSRMVNMIVINYRKPIESMNITIPVNVSYNSDLDKVERITFGVAKEVQKSVEGADPNFEPVVRFTEFGENSIKLNVTLRVLNSDYQGIVRHEFIRRLKQAYDAEGVRMNFLTVSTTCLGIT; this is encoded by the coding sequence ATGAGAGATCTGTTACCTGTAGTAGCTTTTTTGCTCAGCTTTTTGGCTCTTCTTCTTTTGAGGTACACCCTACTAAAATATCTAACTAATAGATCTGAAAACGCTGTTTACAATTTGATGTTAAAGACTATAAGATTTCCATCTCTCTTTTTGGTATTTGCTATTCCTCTTTACGTTAGCTTACAGTTTTTAAGACACACTCAAAAAGAGTACATAGTTCATGTAGAAAAGATCGTACTAGCTAGCTTTATCCTCTCTGTATCTATATTTTTGGCAAATCTAGCGGTTGAGGCTTTGAAACTTTATGCAGGAAGAGCTGGACTAAAACTACCTTCTGCTAATGTAGTCTTTGCTTTAATAAAGGGCTTTATAGTCCTGCTTGGTGTTATAAGCGTCTTAAACTTGTTTGGTATACCCGTTGTTCACCTTGTGACCACCTTAGGTGTGGGAGCTTTGGCTGTATCCTTGGCACTACAGAGTACCTTGAGCAACTTCTTCTCAGGCTTGAGTATAATCTCCTCAAGGCAGATAGAGATCGGAGACTTTGTAAGGCTTGAAAACGGAGAGGAAGGTTACGTTATAGACATAACCTGGATGAACACAGTCATAAAGCGTGCGGATAATAATCTAGTGATAGTTCCCAGCTCAAGGATGGTAAACATGATAGTGATAAACTACAGAAAGCCTATAGAAAGCATGAACATTACTATTCCAGTAAACGTGAGTTATAACTCAGACCTTGATAAAGTAGAGAGGATTACATTTGGGGTGGCTAAAGAGGTGCAAAAGTCTGTAGAAGGTGCGGATCCCAACTTTGAACCTGTTGTAAGGTTTACAGAATTTGGAGAAAATAGTATAAAACTAAACGTAACACTGAGAGTGTTGAATTCAGATTATCAGGGTATTGTAAGACATGAGTTCATAAGAAGACTAAAACAGGCTTACGACGCAGAGGGCGTAAGGATGAACTTTCTTACAGTATCTACTACATGTCTAGGAATCACCTGA
- a CDS encoding ComEC/Rec2 family competence protein has product MIFSLFVNLKDKLPDLSDEGVFYLRVDGIPQAEDSGLKVKVLVEGGDLMDLQGKMAYLTLRGVHNLGKDHLEVDARVKIKDGRIYLSANSEDILDAWDEDGIRKRLISKLEEKVKDPLVRDFTKAYIFGEDADLLPLEVQRSFWESGLLHILVVSGSHIALIFMVFYRFLPYPYGHILSLILSFFYTFYVVRTEPPVLRAFLMFLLYVMAKLSDHRPDYVSILFVSGAIILFVFPEYLQSYSFWLSFFATLFILLSIKEAPIQNKVFMSFWVSIFAFLGTAPLVASFSLTTPMSILLTAPASLILTPYTVYSFLDLFTLFSLPSFPLEILGKLAIESIRVMSNLGFLLNLKASALGSFFCTTASALVLYFTSGWWKLLAFVPLLLIVII; this is encoded by the coding sequence TTGATCTTTTCGCTTTTCGTTAACCTGAAGGATAAACTACCGGATCTTTCCGATGAGGGTGTTTTTTATCTGAGGGTTGACGGCATTCCGCAGGCAGAAGACTCAGGTTTAAAGGTTAAGGTGCTAGTGGAAGGCGGGGACCTTATGGACTTACAGGGTAAAATGGCTTATCTCACACTCAGAGGTGTTCACAATCTAGGTAAAGATCACCTCGAAGTGGATGCAAGGGTGAAGATAAAGGATGGAAGGATATACCTTAGTGCGAACTCCGAGGACATACTAGATGCATGGGACGAGGACGGAATAAGGAAAAGGCTTATAAGCAAGCTTGAAGAGAAGGTAAAGGATCCGCTCGTGAGGGACTTTACAAAAGCGTACATCTTCGGAGAGGATGCAGACCTTCTACCCCTAGAGGTACAAAGGTCTTTTTGGGAGAGTGGCCTTCTTCACATCCTAGTGGTAAGCGGATCTCACATAGCCTTGATATTCATGGTTTTCTACAGATTTCTACCCTACCCTTATGGGCATATACTTTCCCTAATACTTTCCTTTTTTTACACCTTCTATGTGGTAAGGACAGAACCACCTGTGCTGAGAGCCTTCCTTATGTTCCTTCTTTACGTGATGGCCAAGCTTTCAGACCACAGGCCCGATTACGTTTCTATACTCTTTGTGTCCGGAGCTATTATACTCTTTGTGTTTCCTGAATATCTCCAGTCTTACTCCTTCTGGCTTTCCTTTTTTGCCACCCTCTTCATACTTTTATCGATCAAAGAAGCACCCATCCAGAACAAGGTTTTTATGTCCTTTTGGGTGTCTATATTTGCCTTCCTGGGCACGGCACCATTAGTAGCAAGCTTTTCACTGACTACACCCATGAGCATACTGCTCACCGCTCCGGCTTCTCTTATCCTTACGCCTTACACCGTTTATTCCTTCCTTGACCTTTTTACACTGTTTAGCCTCCCTTCCTTTCCCTTGGAAATACTCGGTAAGCTCGCCATAGAGAGCATAAGGGTTATGTCAAACCTCGGGTTTCTATTAAATTTAAAAGCTTCTGCCCTTGGATCCTTCTTCTGCACGACTGCTTCTGCCCTAGTGCTTTACTTTACCAGTGGCTGGTGGAAACTCCTTGCCTTTGTACCACTTTTGCTGATTGTTATAATATAG